CAACCTCAACCTCGCCCTTTTTGGTCTTATAGGTAAAAGAGGTATCTGAGAGGGAAATAATCTTATCATGGGGATCGTAACGGGTTTCAGCTTCCAGATCCCAATTGGCATGCAGCGAGACCGAACCACCCAATACGATGTCAGAGAGGTTATGACCACTCTGATAATCCTCATGACCATCAGGCGCATAACGTTGACCAACCGTCACACGGGCAATTTCACGGATCGCCTCTTCCCCTTCCACTTTACCCATCAAACGGCTGGTAACACCGTAGCTGATCCAATGACCGGCGCTAATGCGGTCAACACCACTGTATTGGTTCTCTTCAAACAGATTGGTGGTGGTAAAGGTTCGGTTGGCGATATCTGTGTTGCTACCGGAAATGGTGTCATAGACCCGCGAATCATAATTGGGGATCTTATCCTGACCATGAACTGCATTCATCACATATTGAACGGTTGGTTCAACAGTATGACGCAGATTTTTAAACTTTGAGCTGGGGTCACTCTGTAGATTTTTGCTCATCTGCATATCCAGGCGAGCACTAAACATAGAGGCCTGACGATGGGCAAAGCTGTCATCGCCATTACCCAACGCAGGGTCCCCACTCATCATATAAGCGGTCTCTCGTACACCGGCACCCAGGCTAAGCTGACCAATATGCAGGGGCTTGCTGTAACGCAGGGTTGGCGCAAGATCAACCCGCTGGGTGGCATCACCTTTCATTTGATAGAAGCTATCAAAGCGAGCACCTCCATTTAGGAAGATACGGCGATCCCAGATCGGCAACAGATGTGAACCACTAAAGGCCAAGTAAGGGGCTTGCTGAATGGTGTACAGATCATCGTCGGTGGCTAGGTTCTCATACCAGCGTACCCCACCTTCAACGGCCATATGCCCCATCTCGCCGGGTGTGGCAGATTTCCACAACCGCTGACCGGTTAGGAATGAGCTAATATAGCGACTTTTTCCATCCATGAGATCCTGTTCAAAGTCACCCAAAAAGTCATCTGAACGTACGGTCTCTACATGTCCGTGAATTTTCCAGTTATTCAGAATCTGCTGGTGATCAAGGTAGGTCAGAGAGCGGTACCTATCCAACTCGGTATCATGAATACCTTGGTGCTCAATCGTCCCATCAAGCCCCTGCCCCTTGTAGCGGTACTGCATTTTACCCATCACCCCCCGTTTACTGGTAGGGTGCAAGGTTAATGTCGCGTCACGTTGAGGAGCAATATTCCAGTAATAGGGAATATCCATCTCAACGCCATTGGCGCCACTATACTGGATAGAGGGCATCAAAAAACCGCTCTGTCGCTCTTTTCGTAGCGGCTGGCGCAGCCAAGGCATATAGGCGATGGGAACCCCTTTAAAACGTAGGGTGACATCCCGTGCTGTTACCGTATTTTCAGCCCGATCGACAGAAATTTTATCTGACTCTAGTACCCAAGGTGGGGTTTCACAATCACAGTTGGTATAGGTGGCTTCTTTGAGCTGCAAACGGTTGCGGTCCAACAGTTCCACGCGGCTGGCTGTCGCAACACCGCCAGGGCCGGGCATGTCAATATGCCCCTGCTCGATCAGACCACTGCCCTCACCCAGGTTAAGAATAATTGTCTCACCTTGGTAGGTCGCACCTTCATGGAGAACTTTAATCTTGCCATGGGCGTTCAGTCGCTGATCACCCATGTGGTAGATGGCCCGTTCGGCTTGAAGGTCTAACACCCCTTCTTGCAAAATTTTCACACCACCTGTCGCGGTAATGGTCCCACTTTGGCGATTGTGCTCAAGGGAACCGGCTTCAACCTCAATGGGGGTTTCCGCAATCAGCCGCTGCAGGTCAGCCTGGCTCAAGTCACCCGTAGCAGCATGCAACGGTTGGGCAGCGGCCATGGCCAGCACCAGCCAACTGGCTGACAACAGGGTACGACCCATAGGAGAGATCCTTTGGGCGTAGAGTGGCGCACACGACTCTATGGATGGGGCACAGCGTTTAGGCATCGCATCTCAATCCAAGCATCCGAGTCTTTAGTCCTTTTTTCGATGACCAAAGACCGACCAACCGAAGAAAACGGTCGAAAAATTCACACAGGGGTCGAAACCCTAGTCCCAACGAGTGGGCAAATCCGAGACATCATAAC
The Magnetococcus sp. PR-3 DNA segment above includes these coding regions:
- a CDS encoding LPS-assembly protein LptD; its protein translation is MGRTLLSASWLVLAMAAAQPLHAATGDLSQADLQRLIAETPIEVEAGSLEHNRQSGTITATGGVKILQEGVLDLQAERAIYHMGDQRLNAHGKIKVLHEGATYQGETIILNLGEGSGLIEQGHIDMPGPGGVATASRVELLDRNRLQLKEATYTNCDCETPPWVLESDKISVDRAENTVTARDVTLRFKGVPIAYMPWLRQPLRKERQSGFLMPSIQYSGANGVEMDIPYYWNIAPQRDATLTLHPTSKRGVMGKMQYRYKGQGLDGTIEHQGIHDTELDRYRSLTYLDHQQILNNWKIHGHVETVRSDDFLGDFEQDLMDGKSRYISSFLTGQRLWKSATPGEMGHMAVEGGVRWYENLATDDDLYTIQQAPYLAFSGSHLLPIWDRRIFLNGGARFDSFYQMKGDATQRVDLAPTLRYSKPLHIGQLSLGAGVRETAYMMSGDPALGNGDDSFAHRQASMFSARLDMQMSKNLQSDPSSKFKNLRHTVEPTVQYVMNAVHGQDKIPNYDSRVYDTISGSNTDIANRTFTTTNLFEENQYSGVDRISAGHWISYGVTSRLMGKVEGEEAIREIARVTVGQRYAPDGHEDYQSGHNLSDIVLGGSVSLHANWDLEAETRYDPHDKIISLSDTSFTYKTKKGEVEVGYLINRNDTESEVKRDVTYSSKLKLNDEWSWEQDLDYSLETSSTKSWRTSLVYNHDCWSFELFGGSRLSSSSEVHGGGFMGFLINFNGLGGYGVK